One Kineococcus endophyticus genomic region harbors:
- the coaD gene encoding pantetheine-phosphate adenylyltransferase, with translation MTSAVRACVCPGSFDPLTLGHLDVLLRAADLFDVVHAGVAVNPGKRGLFTGPERAELVRRSLAESGDPRAGRVVVAEFGDGLLVDHCRRLGAPVVVKGLRSGTDYAYELPMALMNRHLADVETVFLVGDPAFGHVSSSLVKEVARYGGDVSGLVPAAVRAALATRMGEDAPDPD, from the coding sequence GTGACCTCAGCGGTGCGGGCGTGCGTGTGCCCCGGCAGCTTCGACCCCCTGACCCTCGGCCACCTCGACGTGCTGCTGCGCGCCGCGGACCTGTTCGACGTCGTGCACGCCGGGGTCGCGGTGAACCCGGGGAAGCGGGGTCTGTTCACCGGCCCCGAGCGCGCCGAGCTCGTCCGCCGGTCCCTGGCGGAGTCCGGGGACCCGCGGGCCGGGCGCGTGGTCGTGGCGGAGTTCGGCGACGGCCTGCTCGTGGACCACTGCCGGCGCCTCGGGGCCCCCGTGGTCGTCAAGGGCCTGCGCAGCGGCACGGACTACGCCTACGAGCTGCCGATGGCCCTGATGAACCGCCACCTCGCCGACGTCGAGACGGTGTTCCTCGTGGGCGACCCCGCCTTCGGCCACGTCTCCTCTTCGCTCGTCAAGGAGGTCGCCCGGTACGGCGGCGACGTCTCCGGTCTCGTGCCCGCGGCGGTGCGTGCGGCTCTGGCCACCCGGATGGGGGAGGATGCCCCCGACCCGGACTGA
- the mutM gene encoding bifunctional DNA-formamidopyrimidine glycosylase/DNA-(apurinic or apyrimidinic site) lyase produces MPELPEVEVVRRGVARWVVGRTVRSARFLHPRVTRRHVAGPEDAVARTEGLVVADAVRRGKYLWLPLATPSGDAVDAMVVHLGMSGQLLVEAADAPAEKHLRAVWEFDDDREDLRFVDQRTFGGVAVVPLVGVADGGLGGRGESVDAPWSRFVPAPVAHIARDPLDPAFDDALFAKRLRDKTTGVKRALLDQTLVSGVGNIYADEALWRAKLHYARPTRSTTRAQADALLTGLREVMTAALAAGGTSFDSLYVNVNGASGYFDRSLAVYGQEGRPCPRCGSLVRRDPFMNRSSYSCPGCQPVPRTAHW; encoded by the coding sequence GTGCCCGAACTGCCCGAGGTCGAGGTCGTCCGCCGTGGGGTCGCCCGGTGGGTCGTCGGCCGCACGGTGCGCTCGGCGCGGTTCCTGCACCCCCGGGTGACGCGCCGCCACGTCGCGGGCCCCGAGGACGCCGTCGCCCGCACCGAGGGCCTCGTCGTCGCCGACGCCGTGCGCCGCGGGAAGTACCTCTGGCTGCCGCTGGCCACCCCCTCCGGTGACGCGGTGGACGCGATGGTCGTCCACCTCGGCATGAGCGGGCAGCTGCTCGTCGAGGCGGCGGACGCCCCGGCCGAGAAGCACCTGCGGGCCGTGTGGGAGTTCGACGACGACCGCGAGGACCTGCGCTTCGTCGACCAGCGCACGTTCGGCGGCGTCGCCGTCGTCCCGCTCGTCGGCGTGGCCGACGGAGGGCTCGGCGGCCGGGGGGAGTCCGTGGACGCGCCCTGGTCGCGGTTCGTGCCCGCCCCGGTCGCGCACATCGCCCGTGACCCCCTCGACCCGGCCTTCGACGACGCGCTGTTCGCGAAGCGGCTGCGGGACAAGACGACCGGCGTCAAGCGGGCGCTCCTGGACCAGACGCTCGTGTCCGGGGTCGGCAACATCTACGCCGACGAGGCGCTGTGGCGGGCGAAGCTGCACTACGCCCGCCCGACGCGGTCGACGACCCGTGCCCAGGCCGACGCGCTGCTCACCGGGCTGCGCGAGGTCATGACCGCCGCGCTCGCCGCGGGCGGCACGAGCTTCGACTCCCTCTACGTCAACGTCAACGGGGCGTCGGGGTACTTCGACCGGTCCCTCGCCGTGTACGGGCAGGAAGGGCGGCCGTGCCCGCGGTGCGGGTCCCTCGTGCGCCGCGACCCGTTCATGAACCGGTCGTCCTACTCCTGCCCCGGGTGCCAGCCGGTGCCGCGCACCGCGCACTGGTGA
- a CDS encoding carbohydrate ABC transporter permease: MATVTRPGAPAGPDLRRRTHPVKVDIARALPLTPAIVLLLVFLAGPILWCVYAAFTNIALTGAGSGETKFVGLDNFRAAFSSDAFANSVVLTLVFTFLSAVVGQNLLGLALALLQKRSVKVVRTLVGITVIGAWVIPEVVAGYVWYAFLAQDGTFNEILGRFGLGQNWLYTLPIIAVSLANVWRGTAFSMLVYNAALSEIPAEIEEAAEMDGATGWRRLRYVTVPMIKRTVTTNLMLITLQTLSVFGLIYTMTKGGPGTKSQTLPLYMYEQAFSFSQIGYGTAIALVLLAVGAVFSILYMRLLRED; the protein is encoded by the coding sequence ATGGCCACGGTGACACGACCGGGAGCTCCGGCAGGACCGGACCTGCGGCGCAGGACGCACCCGGTCAAGGTCGACATCGCCCGGGCACTCCCCCTCACACCGGCGATCGTGCTGCTGCTGGTGTTCCTGGCGGGCCCGATCCTGTGGTGCGTCTACGCGGCGTTCACGAACATCGCGTTGACCGGCGCAGGATCGGGCGAGACCAAGTTCGTCGGCCTGGACAACTTCCGGGCCGCCTTCAGCAGCGACGCGTTCGCCAACTCGGTCGTCCTGACGCTCGTCTTCACGTTCCTCTCGGCCGTCGTCGGGCAGAACCTGCTCGGCCTGGCCCTGGCGCTGCTGCAGAAGCGGTCCGTGAAGGTCGTCCGGACGCTCGTGGGCATCACCGTCATCGGTGCCTGGGTCATCCCCGAGGTCGTCGCCGGCTACGTCTGGTACGCCTTCCTCGCCCAGGACGGGACGTTCAACGAGATCCTCGGGCGGTTCGGTCTCGGGCAGAACTGGCTCTACACGCTGCCGATCATCGCGGTCTCCCTCGCCAACGTCTGGCGCGGGACGGCCTTCTCGATGCTCGTCTACAACGCGGCGCTCTCGGAGATCCCGGCCGAGATCGAGGAGGCCGCCGAGATGGACGGGGCCACCGGGTGGCGACGGCTGCGGTACGTCACGGTGCCGATGATCAAGCGCACCGTCACGACGAACCTCATGCTCATCACGCTGCAGACGCTGTCGGTCTTCGGCCTCATCTACACGATGACCAAGGGTGGCCCGGGGACGAAGAGCCAGACCCTCCCGCTCTACATGTACGAACAGGCGTTCTCGTTCAGCCAGATCGGGTACGGGACGGCCATCGCGCTCGTCCTGCTCGCGGTCGGCGCCGTGTTCTCCATCCTCTACATGCGCCTGCTGCGCGAGGACTGA
- a CDS encoding YceD family protein — protein sequence MSKRQLPEGHLDPNAPLVLSTHDLGRRPGTMRTLQRTVPAPADLGIAVIGVPEGSDLELDLRMEAVMEGVLVSGTVRGTAVGECVRCLTEVTEPVEVTLQELFAYPGKTPVEVADDEDEIREVAPGELVDLEPAVRDAIVLDLPFQPECDGPCQQDYEIGVSEPAPVSEEPADPRWSALQSLLHSSDDSPSGTREKS from the coding sequence GTGAGCAAGAGGCAGCTGCCGGAGGGTCACCTGGACCCGAACGCGCCGCTCGTGCTGTCCACGCACGACCTCGGACGCCGGCCGGGGACGATGCGCACCCTGCAGCGCACCGTTCCCGCCCCCGCCGACCTCGGCATCGCCGTCATCGGTGTGCCCGAGGGCAGCGACCTCGAGCTCGACCTGCGGATGGAAGCCGTCATGGAGGGTGTGCTCGTCTCGGGCACCGTCCGCGGCACCGCCGTCGGCGAGTGCGTCCGGTGCCTCACCGAGGTCACCGAACCCGTCGAGGTCACGCTGCAGGAGCTGTTCGCCTACCCCGGCAAGACGCCGGTGGAGGTGGCCGACGACGAGGACGAGATCCGTGAGGTCGCCCCCGGCGAGCTCGTCGACCTCGAACCCGCCGTGCGGGACGCGATCGTGCTGGACCTTCCGTTCCAGCCCGAGTGCGACGGCCCCTGCCAGCAGGACTACGAGATCGGGGTGTCCGAACCGGCGCCCGTCTCCGAAGAACCGGCGGACCCGCGGTGGTCCGCCTTGCAGTCCCTGCTCCACAGCAGTGACGACTCCCCGTCCGGAACCAGAGAGAAGAGCTGA
- the rnc gene encoding ribonuclease III yields MTAQQAPAVTPGDVRDVARLTAALGVEVDAELLLLAMTHRSYAYEHGGLPTNERLEFLGDAVLGLVVTHELYARFADVSEGRLAKLRAAVVNSRALADIARGLDLGAHVRLGKGELGTGGRDKNSILADTMEAVIGATYLSVGMEGAREFVLRLTSPLMDSSERLGAGTDWKTALQELTAAEGLGVPSYAISESGPDHAKNFTADAVVGGTALGNGEGRSKKEAEQKAASAAVEALRAATAAAAVRASS; encoded by the coding sequence CTGACCGCTCAGCAGGCCCCCGCCGTCACGCCGGGCGACGTCCGCGACGTCGCCCGGCTGACTGCTGCCCTGGGCGTGGAGGTGGACGCCGAGCTCCTGCTGCTCGCGATGACCCACCGCTCCTACGCCTACGAGCACGGCGGGCTGCCGACCAACGAACGCCTCGAGTTCCTCGGGGACGCCGTGCTCGGCCTGGTCGTCACGCACGAGCTCTACGCGCGGTTCGCGGACGTTTCCGAGGGCCGGCTCGCCAAGCTGCGGGCCGCTGTCGTGAACTCCCGCGCCCTCGCGGACATCGCCCGGGGCCTGGACCTCGGCGCGCACGTGCGCCTCGGCAAGGGTGAGCTCGGCACCGGTGGCCGGGACAAGAACTCGATCCTGGCCGACACCATGGAGGCCGTCATCGGGGCGACCTACCTGTCCGTCGGCATGGAGGGCGCGCGCGAGTTCGTGCTGCGCCTGACCTCCCCGCTCATGGACTCCTCCGAGCGGCTCGGCGCCGGGACCGACTGGAAGACGGCGCTGCAGGAGCTGACCGCGGCGGAGGGGCTCGGCGTCCCCTCGTACGCGATCTCCGAGTCCGGACCGGACCACGCCAAGAACTTCACGGCCGACGCCGTCGTGGGGGGCACCGCCCTCGGAAACGGCGAGGGGCGCAGCAAGAAGGAAGCCGAGCAGAAGGCCGCCAGCGCGGCCGTCGAGGCCCTGCGCGCCGCCACCGCCGCGGCCGCCGTGCGCGCCTCCTCCTGA
- the rsmD gene encoding 16S rRNA (guanine(966)-N(2))-methyltransferase RsmD: protein MTRIVAGVAGGRRLKVPPGETTRPTSDRVREALFSALDAAGAVEGARVLDLYAGSGALGLEAASRGAQQVVLVEAAKPAAATARANVAALGLPGVRVVTDRAERFAASPIAVVDGGWDLVLVDPPYAVATEDVTALLGVLAPLLAPGATVVVERSSRTPEPGWPDVVDRVRERRYGETTVWVATVRS from the coding sequence GTGACGCGCATCGTGGCCGGCGTGGCCGGCGGGCGACGGCTGAAGGTGCCGCCGGGGGAGACCACGCGCCCCACGAGCGACCGCGTCCGGGAGGCGCTGTTCAGCGCGCTCGACGCCGCCGGGGCGGTCGAGGGGGCGCGGGTGCTGGACCTCTACGCCGGCTCCGGCGCCCTGGGCCTGGAGGCGGCCAGCCGCGGTGCGCAGCAGGTCGTGCTCGTCGAGGCCGCCAAGCCCGCGGCCGCGACGGCCCGGGCCAACGTCGCCGCGCTCGGGCTGCCCGGCGTCCGCGTCGTCACCGACCGCGCCGAACGCTTCGCCGCCTCGCCCATCGCCGTCGTCGACGGCGGCTGGGACCTCGTCCTGGTCGACCCGCCCTACGCGGTCGCGACCGAGGACGTGACGGCGCTGCTGGGCGTCCTCGCGCCGCTGCTGGCCCCCGGCGCCACCGTCGTCGTCGAACGCTCCTCCCGGACCCCCGAACCGGGCTGGCCGGACGTCGTCGACCGCGTCCGCGAACGGCGCTACGGGGAGACGACGGTCTGGGTCGCTACGGTGCGGTCGTGA
- a CDS encoding ABC transporter ATP-binding protein — MSKSKRTGARGPARDVVLGLERLLVGYGEPVCAPVTVDVARGEALCLVGANGAGKSTVLRAVAGLLEPLDGTVRLHGEPVDERSVRFRREVACVFDEDAWFAELSVAEHLELVARGHGVRDVVDVVDAELESQRLTDAADQLPTSLSSGQKRRLLLAAALVRPRSVLLLDEPEQRLDPTGREALADRLLAERDAGTALVLATHDVVLLRRLATRAVVIDDGGDGGEGRAGGTCRVVDADEAARIVSDPVR; from the coding sequence ATGAGCAAGAGCAAGCGCACGGGGGCCCGCGGCCCCGCCCGGGACGTCGTGCTCGGCCTGGAGCGCCTCCTCGTCGGCTACGGAGAACCCGTCTGCGCCCCCGTGACCGTCGACGTCGCCCGTGGCGAGGCGCTGTGCCTGGTCGGGGCCAACGGCGCGGGGAAGTCCACGGTCCTGCGGGCCGTGGCCGGTCTCCTGGAACCCCTCGACGGCACCGTGCGCCTGCACGGCGAACCCGTCGACGAGCGGTCGGTGCGGTTCCGCCGCGAGGTCGCCTGCGTCTTCGACGAGGACGCCTGGTTCGCGGAGCTGTCCGTCGCCGAGCACCTCGAGCTCGTCGCCCGTGGGCACGGCGTGCGCGACGTCGTCGACGTCGTCGACGCCGAGCTGGAGTCCCAGCGGCTCACCGACGCCGCCGACCAGCTGCCGACGTCCCTGTCCAGCGGGCAGAAGCGGCGGCTCCTGCTGGCCGCCGCGCTCGTGCGCCCGCGCTCGGTCCTGCTGCTCGACGAACCCGAGCAGCGGCTGGACCCGACGGGCCGGGAGGCCCTGGCCGACCGGCTGCTCGCCGAGCGCGACGCCGGGACGGCCCTCGTCCTGGCCACCCACGACGTCGTCCTGCTGCGCCGGCTCGCCACGCGCGCGGTCGTCATCGACGACGGAGGGGACGGGGGCGAGGGGCGCGCCGGCGGGACCTGCCGCGTCGTCGACGCCGACGAGGCCGCCCGCATCGTCAGCGACCCCGTCCGGTGA
- a CDS encoding carbohydrate ABC transporter permease — protein sequence MTTQTPAPLVASGTSSSASGHGRGPRTWVATVLANVVTSVIGLMFLVPLLWVLFAAFNSDAGLKLELPSGSTFGLDNFRAVMTPETTYRPMWNGLVLCVGSAAIAIVVATLAAYPLSRFETRYKRPFLLTILFSTGLPITAIMVPVYGLFVQLNLIDTLGGTIAFMATTALPFSIFLTKNFMDGVPITLEEAAWTDGASSMQTLRYIVLPLMWPGLSVVLIFTFIGMWGNFFVPFVLLLSPDRLPASVSIFTFFGQYGSVQWGQLAAYSVLYTLPVVVLYVVLSRRLGGAFNFGGALKG from the coding sequence ATGACCACACAGACCCCCGCCCCCCTGGTGGCCTCCGGCACGTCGTCCTCGGCGTCCGGTCACGGCCGCGGCCCCCGCACCTGGGTCGCCACGGTCCTCGCGAACGTCGTGACGTCGGTCATCGGGCTGATGTTCCTCGTCCCGCTGCTGTGGGTCCTCTTCGCGGCCTTCAACTCCGACGCCGGACTCAAGCTGGAACTGCCCAGCGGGTCGACCTTCGGCCTGGACAACTTCCGCGCCGTCATGACGCCGGAGACGACCTACCGGCCGATGTGGAACGGGCTCGTCCTGTGCGTCGGCTCGGCCGCCATCGCGATCGTCGTCGCGACGCTCGCGGCCTACCCGCTGTCCCGGTTCGAGACGCGGTACAAGCGGCCGTTCCTGTTGACGATCCTGTTCAGCACGGGTCTGCCGATCACGGCCATCATGGTCCCCGTGTACGGCCTGTTCGTGCAGCTCAACCTCATCGACACCCTCGGCGGCACGATCGCCTTCATGGCGACGACGGCCCTGCCGTTCTCCATCTTCCTCACGAAGAACTTCATGGACGGGGTGCCGATCACGCTGGAGGAGGCGGCCTGGACCGACGGCGCCAGTTCGATGCAGACGCTGCGGTACATCGTCCTGCCGCTCATGTGGCCGGGGTTGTCCGTCGTCCTCATCTTCACGTTCATCGGGATGTGGGGGAACTTCTTCGTCCCCTTCGTCCTGCTCCTGTCCCCCGACCGCCTGCCGGCCTCGGTGAGCATCTTCACCTTCTTCGGCCAGTACGGCTCCGTCCAGTGGGGACAGCTGGCGGCGTACTCGGTGCTCTACACGCTCCCCGTCGTCGTCCTGTACGTCGTCCTCTCCCGCCGCCTCGGCGGGGCGTTCAACTTCGGTGGCGCGCTCAAGGGGTGA
- a CDS encoding PHP domain-containing protein translates to MNPLPADDHVHSRFSYDAFDGDMEGTCRRAVELGLPAVSFTEHVDLEPWSLPPGGWDRPEGVRATLDAHGRFLAAPLEVEAYVAEVERCRHLFGELTIRLGIELDAGHRRPDEVADLLRRQGFERIVGSIHALPDLAAPGEFCEVDPAYAQRSALDVVLSYWAEVRDMVAADVPFHVLGHVDHPLRHWPADLPLPWDEFEEPLRHTLSALAASGRALEVNTSLPLDLRVVRWWREEGGRDLAFGSDAHSPGELAAGSARSPRPWRRWGSGRPPTPRSCGGRDPHQCAVRGTGWHPGQE, encoded by the coding sequence GTGAACCCCCTTCCGGCCGACGACCACGTCCACAGCCGCTTCTCCTACGACGCCTTCGACGGCGACATGGAGGGCACGTGCCGCCGCGCGGTGGAGCTCGGCCTGCCCGCCGTCTCCTTCACCGAGCACGTCGACCTCGAACCCTGGTCGCTTCCGCCCGGCGGGTGGGACCGCCCCGAGGGGGTCCGCGCCACACTGGACGCGCACGGAAGGTTCCTCGCCGCCCCCCTGGAGGTGGAGGCGTACGTCGCCGAGGTCGAGCGGTGCCGCCACCTCTTCGGCGAACTGACGATCCGCCTCGGCATCGAACTGGACGCGGGTCACCGGCGCCCGGACGAGGTCGCGGACCTGCTGCGGCGCCAGGGGTTCGAGCGGATCGTCGGATCGATCCACGCCCTGCCCGACCTCGCGGCGCCCGGGGAGTTCTGCGAGGTCGACCCCGCGTACGCCCAGCGCTCGGCGCTGGACGTCGTCCTCTCCTACTGGGCCGAGGTCCGCGACATGGTCGCGGCCGACGTGCCGTTCCACGTCCTCGGCCACGTCGACCACCCGCTGCGGCACTGGCCAGCGGACCTCCCCCTTCCCTGGGACGAGTTCGAGGAACCGTTGCGGCACACGCTGTCCGCGCTGGCCGCCAGCGGGCGGGCCCTGGAGGTGAACACGTCCCTGCCGCTGGACCTGCGGGTCGTGCGGTGGTGGCGCGAGGAGGGTGGCCGGGACCTGGCGTTCGGGTCCGACGCGCACAGCCCGGGCGAGCTCGCCGCCGGTTCGGCGAGGTCGCCCCGGCCGTGGAGGCGCTGGGGTTCAGGCCGGCCGCCGACCCCACGCAGCTGTGGCGGGCGTGATCCTCACCAGTGCGCGGTGCGCGGCACCGGCTGGCACCCGGGGCAGGAGTAG
- a CDS encoding GrpB family protein encodes MTVEHVGSTAVPGLAAKPVLDVDVVVPDATARRAAGQALAGAGWRPEGDLGIEGRDAFAARPGLPPHHLYVVVDGSPAHRDHVDLRDHLRSHPADALVYAAVKRAAAHLLPHDRAGCQAAKAHAVEALLARARGAP; translated from the coding sequence GTGACCGTCGAGCACGTCGGGTCGACCGCGGTGCCGGGCCTGGCCGCGAAACCCGTCCTGGACGTCGACGTGGTGGTCCCGGACGCGACCGCACGCCGCGCCGCCGGGCAGGCGTTGGCCGGCGCCGGCTGGCGACCCGAGGGCGACCTCGGGATCGAGGGCCGGGACGCCTTCGCGGCGCGGCCCGGTCTCCCGCCCCACCACCTGTACGTCGTCGTGGACGGCAGCCCGGCGCACCGCGACCACGTCGACCTGCGGGACCACCTCCGGTCCCACCCCGCCGACGCCCTGGTCTACGCGGCGGTGAAGAGGGCTGCGGCGCACCTGCTCCCCCACGACCGGGCCGGGTGCCAGGCGGCGAAGGCCCACGCCGTCGAAGCCCTGCTCGCCCGCGCCCGAGGAGCCCCGTGA
- a CDS encoding DUF6297 family protein: MSVSDLDPGGALVGPLADQPYPTRRELVDEAAPSRAARGLRATVVDTYTTLLQVGIAFLLLLGGSGSLRNALRAGLSASGGGPGWTAQTSAVLTAVGLSVSFVAFGLAVWCRLGPVSLGTAPTTWWTPLPVDRGELLRPVVRHRALGSALAGGLFTAWATSVAFGVTAELTGPLAAAGLGGGFAVGAGLAGAGYLLVVRPAIRSGVPALLRAGRVLDAVGVAVVVALAASAAVGIAVDAVQPEAVLVPAAVVAAGAVVVAVLAGRPALAQAGDVPSPSLRRGASRLERLTSSVLQVDIREMGRAIAADSGGRVRRRRRFPRVSGPVSAVVAADLLLLRRQPRRLVTVGVLVLVPFVLAAGTSAHRAVAALFLWLAGYAAATTLSEPARSLALVPAAARALPIAASTVVAVRWIPVAALAAVWGALAYPLAVTASGLLHGESLGAAWWSWALLGALAGPGFAAAALRGAVRPDPDLSGPAVSTAMGAVPPGAAAAVTTGPDLAVLVSVPVLLATLARGAFDWLLLGQLAASAAAVGIGWAYAAHRARKVS; encoded by the coding sequence GTGAGCGTGTCCGACCTCGACCCCGGGGGTGCCCTCGTCGGTCCCCTCGCCGACCAGCCCTACCCGACGCGGCGCGAGCTGGTCGACGAGGCCGCGCCCTCCCGCGCCGCCCGCGGTCTGCGGGCCACCGTCGTCGACACCTACACGACGCTCCTGCAGGTCGGCATCGCCTTCCTGCTGCTCCTCGGCGGCAGCGGTTCGCTGCGCAACGCGTTGCGGGCCGGGCTGTCCGCCTCCGGTGGGGGACCGGGCTGGACCGCGCAGACCTCGGCCGTCCTGACCGCCGTGGGCCTGTCGGTGAGCTTCGTGGCCTTCGGGCTGGCCGTGTGGTGCCGGCTCGGGCCGGTCTCCCTCGGCACCGCGCCGACGACGTGGTGGACGCCGCTGCCCGTCGACCGCGGGGAGCTGCTGCGGCCCGTCGTGCGCCACCGCGCCCTGGGATCGGCGCTCGCGGGCGGGCTGTTCACGGCCTGGGCCACGTCGGTGGCCTTCGGCGTCACGGCCGAGCTCACGGGGCCGCTCGCGGCGGCCGGGCTCGGCGGCGGGTTCGCCGTGGGGGCCGGGCTCGCGGGGGCCGGGTACCTGCTCGTCGTCCGGCCCGCGATCCGGTCGGGCGTGCCCGCGCTGCTGCGCGCCGGTCGCGTCCTGGACGCCGTGGGGGTGGCCGTCGTCGTCGCGCTCGCGGCGAGCGCCGCGGTCGGCATCGCCGTCGACGCGGTGCAGCCCGAGGCCGTCCTCGTGCCCGCCGCCGTCGTCGCGGCCGGCGCGGTCGTCGTGGCCGTCCTGGCGGGTCGGCCCGCCCTGGCGCAGGCCGGGGACGTGCCGTCGCCCTCCCTGCGGCGCGGGGCGTCCCGCCTCGAGCGGCTCACGTCCTCGGTGCTGCAGGTCGACATCCGCGAGATGGGGCGCGCGATCGCGGCCGACTCCGGTGGGAGGGTCCGGCGCCGGCGGCGGTTCCCGCGCGTCAGCGGCCCGGTCTCGGCCGTCGTCGCGGCGGACCTGCTCCTCCTGCGCCGGCAGCCGCGCCGGCTGGTGACCGTCGGGGTCCTCGTCCTCGTCCCCTTCGTGCTCGCCGCCGGCACCTCGGCGCACCGGGCCGTCGCCGCGCTGTTCCTGTGGCTGGCCGGCTACGCCGCGGCCACGACGCTGTCGGAACCGGCCCGCAGCCTCGCGCTCGTCCCGGCGGCCGCCCGGGCGCTGCCCATCGCCGCCTCGACGGTCGTCGCCGTCCGGTGGATCCCGGTGGCCGCCCTAGCGGCGGTGTGGGGGGCCCTGGCCTACCCGCTCGCCGTCACGGCCTCCGGTCTGCTGCACGGGGAGTCGCTCGGCGCGGCGTGGTGGTCGTGGGCGCTGCTGGGGGCCCTGGCGGGGCCCGGGTTCGCCGCCGCCGCCCTGCGCGGGGCCGTCCGTCCCGACCCCGACCTGTCCGGTCCCGCCGTCTCGACAGCCATGGGGGCGGTCCCACCGGGGGCCGCCGCGGCCGTGACCACGGGCCCCGACCTCGCCGTCCTGGTCAGCGTGCCGGTCCTGCTCGCCACCCTGGCCCGCGGCGCCTTCGACTGGCTGCTGCTCGGGCAGCTCGCGGCCTCGGCGGCGGCCGTCGGCATCGGCTGGGCCTACGCGGCGCACCGGGCGAGGAAGGTCTCGTGA
- the rpmF gene encoding 50S ribosomal protein L32, protein MAVPKRKMSRSNTRARRSQWKAQEETLVRSTVRGQVAYSRPHTARVVTDSAGTPLYLEYKGRKVKDL, encoded by the coding sequence GTGGCCGTCCCGAAGCGGAAGATGTCCCGCAGCAACACCCGCGCCCGCCGTTCGCAGTGGAAGGCGCAGGAGGAGACGCTGGTCCGCAGCACCGTCCGTGGCCAGGTCGCCTACTCGCGCCCCCACACCGCCCGCGTGGTCACCGACTCCGCCGGCACCCCGCTGTACCTCGAGTACAAGGGCCGCAAGGTCAAGGACCTCTGA